The sequence below is a genomic window from Chloroflexota bacterium.
GTTGTCCACGAAGCGGTCCGCTTCGGCGGATTCGGCGGCGAGCTCGCGGCCCAGATTGGCGAGCTCGCGTTCGACTACCTTGACGCGCCGGTCAAGCGGCTTGGCGCCAAGCACTCCCCGGTGCCGTTCTCGGAATCACTGGAGATGGGGTCCTTCCCCAGCGTCGCCGACATCGCGGCCGGCGTGCGCGACCTGCTGCGGGGAGTCTGATGGCAACGCCGATCCTGATGCCCCTGATGGGCATCACGATGGAAGAAGGCATCATCACCCGCTGGCTGGTCGACGAGGGGGCCAACGTCGCCAAGGGCGACGTGGTGTTGGAATTCGAGACTGACAAGATAAACGCCGAGGTCGAGGCCCCGGCCGACGGCATTCTGGCTGGCATCACCGCCGGCGCCGGCGAGGCGGTCAAGGTGCAGGGCGTTTGCGCTTGGGTGCTGGCCGACGGCGAGTCGGTTCCCGACGGGCAGCCCGGCGCGGCGGCCGCGGCTCCCCCACCGGAGCCGGAAGCCCCGCCGGAACCGCAATTCGCCGCACCGGCCGCGCCGCCGCGTCCCGGCGGCCGGGTGTTCGCATCTCCGCTGGCGCGCCGCCTGGCGCGCGAGGCCTCGCTCGAGCTAGCCGAGATTCGAGGCAGCGGGCCGAGCGGCCGGATCGTCGCTGACGACGTCCGCGCCCATCTGCGGGCCGCGCCTGCGCCTGCCGCGCCCGCGCCTCCCGCTCCGGCAACCCCGGCTCCGGTCCCTGTCGCCGTCCCGGCCGGCCTGCCCGGCCGCCGCCGCGTAATCGCCGAACGCATGATGGCCAGCCTCAGCCAGTCGGCTCAAGTGACGCTCAATTCGGAATGCGACGCCGGCGAATTCGTAGCCCTGCGCAGCAAGCTGGCCGGCCAGTACGAAGCCGAACTCGGGTTCCGCATCTCCTACAACGACCTGCTGGTTCGGATATGCGCCCGTGTGCTGGTCGAACAACCCAACATGCAGTCCCAG
It includes:
- a CDS encoding 2-oxo acid dehydrogenase subunit E2, coding for MATPILMPLMGITMEEGIITRWLVDEGANVAKGDVVLEFETDKINAEVEAPADGILAGITAGAGEAVKVQGVCAWVLADGESVPDGQPGAAAAAPPPEPEAPPEPQFAAPAAPPRPGGRVFASPLARRLAREASLELAEIRGSGPSGRIVADDVRAHLRAAPAPAAPAPPAPATPAPVPVAVPAGLPGRRRVIAERMMASLSQSAQVTLNSECDAGEFVALRSKLAGQYEAELGFRISYNDLLVRICARVLVEQPNMQSQIRDGELFAPDQINVGLAVDAPDGLVVPNLKDVAGTQLLDVARGYRELFEGARNGTLGLDQVTGGTFTITNLGAIGVDTFTPVLNPPEAAILGVGRIVRKPVVSESGDLVAGTRMSLSLTFDHRLNDGAAAARFLQRIGQYIEQPYLLI